From one Williamwhitmania taraxaci genomic stretch:
- a CDS encoding S8 family serine peptidase, giving the protein MKNRYILFTVLLLCIAAIMSFTRSNNSSFYYAYGEKVYLNEQDNRLVVRYNQGKKSDRKQISLFSKLADKLIEWKDDSTCIITVDASERDVFKDEISKQTDVKSCNPVYSINTGLEMGVTDEFLVKFHENVPQAEIEKLHRKFGVKVVKTCELYQLIKVPVGGNVLEIANKYQESGLTRFSQPNFICDVELHQVVPNDPYFINQFSLNNTGQVFTDDHSGTIDADIDAPEAWALTQGNSMS; this is encoded by the coding sequence ATGAAGAATAGATATATTTTGTTTACAGTATTACTGCTTTGTATTGCTGCAATAATGAGTTTTACACGCTCAAACAACTCTAGTTTTTACTACGCTTATGGAGAGAAGGTATATCTTAATGAACAGGATAATAGACTTGTTGTAAGGTATAATCAGGGCAAGAAATCCGACAGAAAACAAATATCATTGTTTTCGAAACTTGCTGATAAATTGATAGAATGGAAAGATGATAGCACTTGTATAATCACAGTAGACGCATCAGAAAGGGATGTGTTTAAAGATGAGATATCGAAACAAACTGATGTAAAATCCTGTAATCCGGTTTACTCTATTAATACAGGATTAGAAATGGGTGTAACTGATGAATTCCTCGTAAAATTTCACGAAAATGTACCGCAAGCAGAAATTGAAAAACTTCATAGAAAATTTGGAGTTAAGGTAGTAAAGACATGCGAGCTTTACCAGCTAATTAAGGTGCCAGTTGGGGGTAATGTATTGGAAATTGCTAATAAATATCAAGAAAGTGGATTAACTCGCTTCAGTCAACCTAATTTTATTTGTGATGTGGAGTTACATCAGGTAGTTCCTAATGATCCCTACTTTATAAATCAATTTTCTTTAAATAATACGGGACAGGTATTTACGGATGATCATTCTGGAACTATTGATGCGGATATTGATGCTCCAGAAGCATGGGCTTTAACTCAAGGTAATAGTATGTCATAA
- a CDS encoding S8 family serine peptidase: MDQGLTPNHPDLPNARQVRLNGSNFADGDPNNPSPTGNDNHGNACAGIVGATQNNNQGISGIAPNCRIMPIRIFNTGGSGITPQKLADAITYAWQNGAHIISNSWGYNSDNPNLHPVIKEAIIAATTKGRNGLGCVVAFSAGNNFANNGFVHFPSNVDVSGVITVGASDRYDVKAFYSPLGNTTSNNNQLLDIVAPSHRAYSSQIAGETFEAWSIDIPGNDGYNPVHNNDGGSLPIIGSILPNIAVNNFSYTGRLEGLPIHVLKLRV; this comes from the coding sequence TTGGATCAAGGTTTAACACCTAATCATCCTGATTTGCCTAACGCACGTCAAGTTCGATTAAATGGTAGTAATTTTGCTGATGGTGATCCCAATAACCCTTCACCAACTGGAAATGACAACCATGGCAATGCTTGTGCTGGAATTGTTGGTGCAACACAGAATAATAATCAGGGAATTTCTGGTATTGCTCCAAACTGTAGAATTATGCCCATAAGAATATTTAATACCGGCGGTTCTGGTATTACACCACAAAAACTAGCTGATGCAATAACTTATGCTTGGCAAAATGGTGCTCATATTATTTCAAACAGTTGGGGGTATAATTCGGATAATCCCAACTTACACCCAGTGATAAAAGAGGCTATAATTGCTGCAACAACCAAAGGTCGAAATGGTCTTGGATGTGTTGTTGCCTTTTCTGCAGGTAATAATTTTGCAAATAACGGTTTCGTTCACTTTCCAAGCAACGTAGATGTGTCTGGTGTTATAACTGTTGGCGCTTCAGACAGGTATGATGTTAAGGCGTTTTACAGTCCATTAGGTAATACTACAAGTAATAACAATCAGTTGCTGGATATTGTTGCTCCTTCACATCGTGCATATTCAAGTCAAATTGCAGGCGAAACTTTTGAGGCGTGGTCGATAGATATTCCGGGCAATGACGGATATAATCCTGTTCATAATAATGATGGTGGCTCTTTACCCATAATAGGTTCAATTCTACCCAATATTGCGGTCAATAATTTTTCCTATACTGGTCGTTTGGAGGGACTTCCTATTCATGTCCTCAAGTTGCGGGTGTAG
- a CDS encoding T9SS type A sorting domain-containing protein: MLSINPNLTQQQVFDILTKSTDKVGGYVYANGRSNEMGFGRLNACRAVTQSLSSVVLISGPTTVCTSGATYTVSNLPAGCTVSWSGSSNLTLSSASGSSATFVANGSGDGWVQATLSSECGNVNLSPCPVVVGSPTPGPISIRFDAPPKRCTASIAPMRSATSYRWYVDGVLEQDELRIRCVFDRQLHNCGHVYYVDVAAVNACGVSEISHAEVSETPCENDFRIFPNPASDNVTLTIGGGENTASFLSTSTAASAPFGTRSTLAGSYTIRILDNYGMLKVTLKSSGEPVVIPVGSYNNGIYIVEINDGKKVSRQQLLVKH, from the coding sequence GTGTTATCTATCAATCCAAATTTGACACAACAACAGGTCTTTGATATTTTAACTAAATCAACAGATAAAGTTGGTGGGTATGTTTATGCGAATGGACGTAGCAATGAAATGGGTTTTGGACGATTAAACGCATGCAGGGCTGTTACTCAATCGTTGTCTTCTGTTGTTTTGATTTCCGGCCCCACCACCGTATGCACCTCTGGTGCCACCTACACGGTGAGCAACCTACCTGCCGGCTGCACTGTTTCGTGGAGCGGTAGCAGTAACCTTACCCTATCCTCTGCCTCGGGCAGCTCGGCTACATTTGTGGCCAACGGCAGCGGAGACGGTTGGGTGCAGGCAACACTATCTTCGGAATGTGGAAATGTCAATCTTTCACCATGTCCTGTTGTTGTAGGCTCTCCAACACCTGGCCCAATTTCTATTCGCTTTGATGCTCCACCAAAGAGGTGTACTGCTTCTATTGCTCCAATGCGAAGTGCTACGTCGTACCGATGGTATGTAGATGGTGTTTTGGAGCAGGATGAACTAAGAATTCGCTGTGTTTTTGATCGGCAACTCCATAATTGTGGTCATGTATACTACGTAGATGTAGCGGCTGTAAATGCATGCGGTGTGTCGGAAATAAGCCATGCAGAGGTATCGGAGACACCCTGTGAAAATGATTTCAGAATTTTCCCCAACCCTGCTTCCGATAATGTAACATTGACCATTGGCGGTGGTGAGAATACGGCATCGTTTTTATCAACAAGCACTGCTGCATCAGCACCGTTCGGGACAAGATCTACCTTGGCAGGCTCGTATACTATCCGTATATTGGATAACTACGGAATGCTAAAAGTTACGCTAAAGAGTTCTGGCGAACCAGTTGTAATACCCGTGGGTAGTTATAATAATGGAATTTACATTGTGGAAATAAATGATGGAAAAAAAGTCTCTCGACAGCAGCTGTTGGTAAAGCACTAG